The following coding sequences are from one Pigmentibacter sp. JX0631 window:
- a CDS encoding acyl-CoA thioesterase: MLESNALENETSIQMTILMTPDMVNFSGKVHGGAILKLLDQVAYVCASRYSGHYVVTLSVDQVFFRHPIHVGELVSFLASINFTGRSSMEVGIKVVSEDTKSRVVNHVLSSYITMVAVDENGKSVEIPQIKIVAEKQKERYDSALQRKKLREQLWKK; the protein is encoded by the coding sequence ATGCTTGAATCTAATGCTTTAGAAAATGAAACTTCTATTCAAATGACAATTTTAATGACTCCAGATATGGTAAATTTTTCTGGAAAAGTTCATGGTGGAGCTATATTAAAATTACTAGATCAAGTTGCATATGTGTGCGCATCTAGATACTCAGGTCACTATGTTGTTACTCTATCAGTTGATCAGGTTTTTTTTCGCCATCCTATCCATGTTGGTGAACTTGTTTCTTTTTTAGCATCTATTAATTTTACAGGCAGATCTTCAATGGAAGTTGGCATTAAAGTTGTATCAGAAGATACTAAGTCAAGGGTCGTTAACCATGTTCTTTCAAGCTATATTACGATGGTTGCAGTAGACGAAAACGGAAAATCTGTAGAAATTCCTCAAATTAAAATTGTCGCAGAAAAACAAAAAGAGCGGTATGATTCCGCCCTGCAAAGAAAAAAATTAAGGGAACAGCTTTGGAAGAAGTAG